In a single window of the Streptomyces sp. NBC_00285 genome:
- a CDS encoding gamma-aminobutyraldehyde dehydrogenase, whose product MHNPGTSTPDRFAAQERFADGAQFIGGRLTKGTSGRTHTVVDPASGEDVLTYELAGAEDVDAAVAAARAAFPGWAATTPGDRSDALHRFAAVLADSAEDFARAESLQCGKPLKLTREFDVPGTIDNTAFFAGAARHLQGQSAGEYSGDHTSYVRREPIGVVGSIAPWNYPLQMAAWKILPAIAAGNTIVLKPAEITPLTSLLFAQAATRAGIPDGVINIVNGTGKEAGEHLVGHPDVAMTSFTGSTAVGKRVAEIALATVKRLHLELGGKAPFVVFDDADLEAAVNGAVAGALINTGQDCTAATRAYVQRPLYEAFVEKTAALMETVRLGDPFAAGTDLGPLISHVQRDRVAAFVDRARAYARVVTGGEVPEGELAKGAYYRPTLVADAAQDSEIVQSEIFGPVLVVLPFDSDDDGIRLANDTPYGLAASAWSRDVYRANRATREIKAGCVWVNDHIPIISEMPHGGYKASGFGKDMSSYSFEEYTQIKHVMFDNTAVAAKDWHRTIFGDR is encoded by the coding sequence ATGCACAACCCGGGCACTTCCACCCCGGACCGGTTCGCGGCCCAGGAGCGGTTCGCCGACGGTGCGCAGTTCATCGGAGGGCGCCTCACCAAGGGGACCTCCGGGCGCACGCACACGGTCGTGGACCCCGCGAGCGGTGAGGATGTCCTCACCTATGAACTCGCCGGCGCGGAGGACGTGGACGCGGCGGTCGCCGCGGCCCGTGCCGCCTTTCCCGGCTGGGCGGCCACCACCCCCGGTGACCGTTCGGACGCCCTGCACCGGTTCGCCGCCGTGCTCGCGGACAGCGCCGAGGACTTCGCCCGGGCCGAGTCGCTGCAGTGCGGGAAGCCGCTGAAGCTGACCCGGGAGTTCGACGTCCCGGGGACCATCGACAACACCGCCTTCTTCGCCGGTGCAGCCCGGCATCTCCAGGGCCAGTCCGCCGGTGAGTACTCCGGCGACCACACGTCGTACGTGCGGCGGGAGCCCATCGGGGTCGTCGGCTCCATCGCGCCCTGGAACTACCCCCTCCAGATGGCCGCCTGGAAAATCCTTCCGGCGATCGCCGCGGGCAACACGATCGTGCTCAAGCCCGCCGAGATCACCCCCCTCACCTCGCTTCTCTTCGCCCAGGCCGCCACCCGCGCGGGCATCCCCGACGGTGTCATCAACATCGTCAACGGAACGGGGAAGGAGGCCGGTGAGCACCTCGTCGGGCATCCCGACGTGGCCATGACCTCGTTCACCGGGTCGACCGCGGTGGGCAAGCGGGTCGCCGAGATCGCCCTCGCCACCGTCAAGCGGCTGCACCTGGAACTCGGCGGCAAGGCTCCCTTCGTCGTCTTCGACGACGCCGATCTGGAGGCCGCCGTCAACGGGGCGGTCGCGGGCGCCCTCATCAACACCGGGCAGGACTGCACGGCGGCCACGCGCGCGTACGTGCAGCGGCCCCTGTACGAGGCCTTCGTCGAGAAGACCGCCGCCCTCATGGAGACCGTACGGCTCGGGGACCCGTTCGCCGCCGGTACCGACCTCGGACCGCTCATCTCCCACGTCCAGCGGGACCGGGTCGCCGCTTTCGTCGACCGTGCGCGTGCCTACGCTCGTGTGGTGACCGGCGGCGAGGTGCCCGAGGGGGAGCTGGCCAAGGGGGCCTACTACCGGCCCACGCTCGTCGCCGACGCCGCCCAGGACAGCGAGATCGTCCAGTCGGAGATCTTCGGGCCGGTCCTCGTGGTGCTGCCCTTCGACAGCGACGACGACGGCATCCGGCTCGCCAACGACACACCGTACGGGCTGGCCGCCTCCGCCTGGAGCCGGGACGTGTACCGGGCCAACCGGGCCACGCGTGAGATCAAGGCCGGGTGCGTGTGGGTCAACGACCACATCCCGATCATCAGCGAGATGCCCCACGGCGGGTACAAGGCGTCCGGCTTCGGCAAGGACATGTCCTCGTACTCGTTCGAGGAGTACACGCAGATCAAGCACGTCATGTTCGACAACACTGCGGTTGCCGCGAAGGACTGGCACCGCACGATCTTCGGGGACCGATAG
- a CDS encoding ABC transporter substrate-binding protein, whose translation MEQYEPDRLSPAQVAAMRRSFRGGRAAMTRRSLMRASAGGALAVGGLGALSGCGIPAAGTTQGGVSADDHSAKEKTVHFSNWTEYIDVDKSEKHHPTLDQFKKQTGITVKYTEDINDNVEFFGKIKPQLAAGQDTGRDIIVLTDWLAARLIRLGWVQKLDASNLPHAYANLSAQFRDPDWDPGRAYSYVWQGISTVIAYNKKALDGVEVKSVSDLLDNPKLKGRVGFLSEMRDSIGMTLLDMGKDPANFTADDYDAAIARLQKAVDKGQIRRFTGNDYTSDLTSGDFAACIAWAGDVVQLKADSPDIDFIIPASGYMTSTDNMLIPNKARHKTNAERLIDFYYEPKPAAELAAYINYVSPVDGVKPELAKIDQDAANNPLIIPDKAMAAKSHPFRSLSSKEETAFEEKFAKLTGA comes from the coding sequence ATGGAGCAGTACGAGCCCGACCGCCTGTCACCGGCCCAAGTGGCCGCCATGCGGCGCAGTTTCCGAGGCGGCCGGGCCGCCATGACCCGGCGGTCCCTGATGCGTGCCTCCGCGGGCGGCGCGCTCGCGGTCGGCGGCCTCGGGGCGCTGAGCGGCTGCGGGATCCCCGCGGCCGGCACCACCCAGGGCGGCGTCTCCGCGGACGACCACTCGGCCAAGGAGAAGACCGTCCACTTCTCCAACTGGACCGAGTACATCGACGTGGACAAGAGCGAGAAGCACCACCCCACGCTCGACCAGTTCAAGAAGCAGACCGGCATCACCGTCAAGTACACCGAGGACATCAACGACAACGTCGAGTTCTTCGGGAAGATCAAGCCGCAGCTCGCGGCGGGGCAGGACACCGGGCGCGACATCATCGTGCTGACGGACTGGCTCGCCGCCAGGCTCATCCGACTCGGGTGGGTCCAGAAACTCGACGCCTCCAACCTCCCGCACGCCTACGCCAACCTGTCCGCGCAGTTCCGGGACCCGGACTGGGATCCGGGACGGGCGTACTCCTATGTGTGGCAGGGCATCTCGACCGTCATCGCCTACAACAAGAAGGCCCTGGACGGCGTGGAGGTGAAGTCGGTCTCCGACCTGCTCGACAACCCCAAGCTCAAGGGCCGCGTCGGCTTCCTGTCGGAGATGCGCGACAGCATCGGCATGACCCTGCTCGACATGGGCAAGGACCCGGCGAACTTCACCGCCGACGACTACGACGCGGCGATCGCACGGCTCCAGAAGGCCGTCGACAAGGGGCAGATCCGCCGCTTCACCGGCAACGACTACACCTCCGACCTGACCAGCGGCGACTTCGCGGCCTGTATCGCCTGGGCCGGTGACGTCGTACAGCTGAAGGCGGACAGCCCGGACATCGACTTCATCATTCCGGCGAGCGGATACATGACGTCGACCGACAACATGCTGATCCCCAACAAGGCACGCCACAAGACGAACGCCGAGCGGCTCATCGACTTCTACTACGAGCCGAAGCCGGCTGCTGAACTCGCCGCGTACATCAACTACGTCTCACCCGTCGACGGCGTGAAGCCCGAGCTGGCGAAGATCGACCAGGATGCGGCGAACAACCCGCTGATCATCCCCGACAAGGCCATGGCCGCGAAGTCCCACCCCTTCCGCTCACTGAGCTCGAAGGAAGAGACGGCCTTTGAAGAGAAGTTCGCGAAGCTGACTGGGGCGTGA